The following are from one region of the Magallana gigas chromosome 4, xbMagGiga1.1, whole genome shotgun sequence genome:
- the LOC105340815 gene encoding uncharacterized protein encodes MCTKDNITEDSSGGFKCTHLKKVMLQEVEQINTTDERSRVENDHERNCITAIDNCNNTREKENSDNIYTTISELILQNKDRKRYLLPVALTFIVGTVFGSAVSIITIHLCRSRTLRQIQNHQQTDLCGDTPLHMKFSGETSEYSEIQEYSRNKLGAGFREHLEPLPKNNTVSRETIPLENLYEKDESSQYQEVSLDRGNANHNIYHHLQPNNATNQQVPIKKEESSVNPLYHTLALVDRENKVDINSDENSCDVAPSLLNGNSPSNSDAKTEHFQKDEISSGSPYLMCENKEQITEKVETDEGSDELKVNSNIDNTYFVLQKKE; translated from the exons ATGTGCACTAAAGATAACATAACAGAAGACAGCTCTGGTGGTTTTAAATGCACCCATCTGAAAAAAGTAATGTTGCAAGAAGTGGAACAAATAAACACCACTGATGAAAGATCTAGAGTTGAAAATGACCATGAAAGAAATTGTATAACGGCGATCGACAATTGTAATAATacaagagaaaaagaaaattctgACAACATTTATACAACGATTTCGGAATTAATCCTACAAAATAAAG ATAGAAAAAGATATCTATTACCAGTGGCATTAACATTCATAGTGGGAACAGTTTTCGGTTCGGCGGTATCCATCATCACAATCCACTTATGCAGATCAAG aaCGTTAAGGCAAATTCAAAACCATCAGCAAACGGATCTATGTGGAGATACGCCATTACATATGAAATTCTCGGGTGAAACTTCAGAGTACTCTGAAATTCAAGAATACAGCAGGAACAAG CTTGGTGCAGGTTTTCGCGAACATTTGGAACCTTTACCAAAAAATAACACTGTCTCGAGAGAAACAATTCCTCTTGAAAACCTTTACGAGAAGGATGAAAGCAGCCAATACCAAGAAGTATCATTAGACAGAGGAAACGCCAACCATAATATTTATCACCATCTCCAACCAAACAATGCAACCAATCAACAAGTgccaataaaaaaagaagaaagtagTGTCAACCCGCTTTACCACACTTTGGCTTTAGTTGATAGAGAAAATAAAGTTGATATCAATTCTGATGAAAATTCCTGTGATGTTGCGCCGAGTTTGTTGAATGGTAATTCTCCTAGCAATTCTGATGCGAAAACAGAACACTTTCAGAAAGATGAAATATCAAGTGGAAGTCCTTATTTGATGTgtgaaaataaagaacaaaTAACAGAGAAAGTAGAGACTGATGAAGGATCAGATGAACTTAAAGTAAATTCTAACATCGATAATACTTACTTTGTACTGCAGAAAAAGGAATAG